Genomic DNA from Oceaniferula marina:
GAGTTCACCATTAGAGTAAAGAAACGAACGTTCACTAACAAAACCCACTCTCCCTTTCTTCTTCACGTTGGTAGTTAATGGCTTCTTTTCCATGGGTCTTGACGGCTTTGAACCCATGATGCATTTCCTCACCCGTTTTTTATTTTTTCGCCTCTAGGCGGAGAAACAGATCACCGTTTCCTACGGGGACCTCCAAGAACGAAGCTCTTCAGCTTATTTTTGATACAACATTCACCCAATTTGCTACATTTTAGAGATGCCCATGGTATATATCACACCTTAACATAAAATCTATGGTTCATGCCTTCCCTTCTATTGCAAAGCAAATGCGTATCCCACAAACACTTCTGGTCTCCGCTTTCACAGTATCCACACTTAGCGTAGCACTTGCCGATGGAGTCATGGTGTCGCCGGAGATCGATAACCCGAGCAAACCATGGTGCTACTTCGGCAAGCCCACAAGCGTGATCGGGGTCCCCTTCATGCCAGACGCCATTCAGGTAACGTATGATGGATCGATCTATACCAAATCAGCTGAATATTCCATTGTTTATGGCGATCAGTCCAAGCCGGTGATGCAACGCGAAAAGAGCTTTCTCAATGGGTGGATACCTATTATCCGCTACTCCTGGAAGGAAGACTCTCTGACATACGAAGCGGAGGCCTTCACCGCGATACCGAGCAACGAAACCCAACGCCATAACACCACCCAATGGATGCAAATCAAAGTCACCAACACGGGCAGTGCCAAACAACCATCCCGCATCGGGGTCGGAATTCGATCCAAGGCAGACAAATACCGCTTGGGTCCCGCAGTGCCAGTATCCAATGCCACATTCAAAATCGAAAATAATACGATTTACCGCAATGGCAAGGTGCTCGCTGTCCATGCCAGCGGTTGCCAGTTTGATGCGGTGGATGGAACCCCTTACTCCGCTCCATTCCAAGGCATTACGCACCACATGACGCCAGCGACACTTAGTTGCATTGCATGGAAACAAAAAGTCCTACAACCCGGTCAAAGTGAAACACACACCCTGAGCTTTCCCAGAGTTCCCGTAGCTGAAACTGCAAGCACTGTCATCTCTGAAAAAGAGTACAACGCAGCTCGTTCACAAGCCATCACATGGTGGGAAACAACGGTCGGAACCAACAGCCGTATCACCCTGCCTGAAAAAAGGCTCGAACACGCCCACCGAGCCGGAGTTGTGCACTCGATGCTTGGAACACGAGAACGCAAAGGTAAAAAGTTTCAATCCGATGGTATCCCTTACCCAAACCTCTTTCTCATCGCAGCTACTGAATATCAAGATGTCTATGATTCATTCGGGCTCACTGACATCTACCGACCCAACTTCAAGGAATACGCCCGACTTCAGCTTGAGAATGGGCTTTTTCTGGACACCAACCTCTCCCACGGAAAAATTCTCCTTTCCTCACACGGCCAGGTTCTCAGTGCCATCAGCCGCCATATCCTTGTAACCCGCGACAAAGAGTTTGGTGAAAAAATATTCCCCATGATCGAAAAAGCGATGGATATGATCATCACTTCGACCCAAAAAGAACCCAATGGTCTTCTTCCGCCATCCACTCCCTACGATGCCGAAATGATCAAAGGCTACTATACCAGCCACAATCTGCTAGGTCTACTCGGTGTCCGATCAGCGATACGCGTCGCAACCATGTTAGAAAAAGAGGCGAAAGCCAATGAATGGCGTTCTTTCCATACAAGTTATGAAAAAAATGTCACCAAAGCAATCCAAGCCTCCGCTTGGAAGGACGGCTACATCCCCACAGGTCTCTACAGCTTCATCACAGGGCCTGAATCCCGCAAAGGCTTCGCGGAATACCGAACAGATCAAGACTGGGATAACAATCTTTTGGCTTGGCCGACCGAGGTCCTCGACGCTGACGACCCGCGCGTTGTCGCCACATGCGACAATATCCGCAAGCTGCGATATCGTGAAGGGATCCAAACTTACCGCAACGGCCAGCACCTCCATCAATACATCACGACCAACCAAGTCTGCCAATATCTCGTCGCTAACGAGCAGAAAAAAGCGCTCGAAGACATCTATCACATTCTCCTCCACTCGGGAAGCAATGGAGCATCATTTGAAAATCTCATCCAGCCTTGGGGCAACCGCACACCCTCGGGTGGATGCCCGCCACCTCACGCATGGGGAACCATTCGAACCTCGCAGATCATCCGCTCCCTTCTCTACATGCCTATTGGTGGCCGGGCCGGAATTGATCCTGAGGACAGAGATCTCCTGCTTTTTTCAGCCACATCACCATCATGGAACCATCCTGGCAACAGAGTGGCCATCGCCAACGGTATCACCGAGTTCGGGAACATCAACGCCAGCATGACATTGAACGGAACAGGGGCAGATTATACGTTCGACAACCACTTTCACGCCAATGCCACACCTAGATCCCTCCGCATCCCGATACCCTGGTTTGTCCAACTTCTCTCACACCAGTCAGATGCTGAAAAAATTCGAATCCATGACGGCGTCATCTATCTCAGTCCGGACGCTACGGAACTCAGCCTCACATGGAAGGAAAAGCCCAAGGTTCACGACACCACCTTCCAGGACCTTCTTACACGTTACCGTATGGAAATTCCATACATCTGGAAAACAACACGCAACAACGCACCTCAGAACCCTGAAGGGTTTCTGACGGAAGAGGAACGCCAAACCAAACCCCAGCCATTATCATTCGCCACCGTAAAGAGTGCTTATCAACACGAATACCAACGCCGCTACCAACAATATTTGAAAGGAGGGGGAAAACCATGGCCTATCGAAGCACCCTCCACAAAACCGACGCCCAAAGCTCTCCCCCAAAAAAACAACTCCGAGCTTCCTCTATTCAGCCTGACCACAGGAAAAAAGGTCACAGCATCATCAAACACGTTAAAAAACCACCCGCCCTCGAATGCTGTCGATGGCAAAGCTACGCGCTCGAGCTACTGGGCAGCTGACGGCGGGCCGAGGAACGATCCCGCATGGGTTCAGATTGACCTGGGCAAAACAGAAGCCGTAACCCGTGTCCATATCCGTCCCTATTACGGTAACAGCCGGATTTATAAATACTACGTCGAGCACTCCCCGGATGGTAAGCATTGGGACAAATTCATTGACCATACAAAAAAGGCTGCACCAACGACCCTCGAGGGAAATGATTACCGTTTTCAACCGACGGACATGCGCTACATCCGAGTGACGGTCACCCATTGCTCCATCAATACAGGAAGGGCTCTACTTGAAATTTCAGCCTACAAGTAATAGTGTTCTCCCGCATGCCACATGCATCACACGATGAATGACCTCAACTCCCACCTTTCGACTCAGCCGATTGTCAACACCATCAGAATATCGGCGGTTCATTTTGTGGGGAAAATCACACGGAAACAGCAACGAAGCTTTCGCTCCAGCTCCCTTCCCGGCTTCGTTGTTCATTTGACCGTTGATGGGACGGTCCAACAAAACTGCAACGGTATCAGTCAGAACCTTTCTCCGGGAAACATCGTCTGGTACAACGAGCATGACCTGATCCGAGGAGAGATCACCTCATCCCCTTGGACATTCTACACCGTGAACTTTGAAAGTCCGGATCTTCCGCTCATACACGCCAATCAACGCATGGCCGAAGCTCCGAAAGAAATCTTGCCCCTCTTTGTCCAACTCTTGGAGGAATGGAATCATCGATCCGACTCAGGGTTGTCCGGGCGACTGAACATTGCCAGCCTGCTGCACCAAATCATTGCCCTCACCTACCCGTCAGCCAATTCCGTCTCTACCAGCACTTCAAACAACACACCTTCCGGGTGGTGGAAAATTGAAGCGGACTACTCACACGCCCTACACCGGCCTCCCCCAAAACTCACTGAATTGGCCAGGAAGTATGGTATCAGCGTCAAAAGGATCAACCAGCTCAGTCACGACGCCACAGGGCTGCCCCCCATGCAGAGACTCAAGATGGTCAGACTCAGCTACGTTCGGGGCCAGCTCTTCACATCGAACCTCACCGTGTCTGAAATTGCCTTTCAGTCAGGATACTCCCGCGTCCAGGATCTCACACGCGACTATAAAGCATATTTCGGTGCGCCCCCATCAGAGACGCGCAAGCAAACACAGGAAAAGATCAGCAAGGAACTGCCTGACTCTCCCTAACACTTCGCTGCAGAAGATCCTGCAAGCCCTGCACGCCATTCTTCGATTTTCTACGTGCGAAATCGAACGCTCTCTCTGCATTCGTTGGCTCTGACATTTGAACGAGCATCCAGTCCATCGTCTTGATTTGCTACATTTCGGTCTGCATTTCAGAACAGAATGGCATCCGGCTTCGGTCATGGGTGGGTCTATTCTTTAACTAGCTGCTTCTGACAGGTTTACGAGAAGCGGAAACCGCGAACTAAAGAATCATATCACCCATCATAAAACATGAAAAATAAACTAAAAACTCTGGCCGCCCTCGCCTCGCTCACTTTATCAACAAATGCGGCTGTTGTCGGCATTGATGTCATCGATGATGGCAACGGCATAGCAACCACTACCGGCGTGCTCGATACAACCAGCAGAACATGGTCAACCGTGGGGACCGCCTCACTGGATGGTATCGATGATCTCACCATCACCGTGAGTGGAGCCACCGATAGTGGCACAGGAAACCGAAACCCGGCGCTCACCCTATTCAAGGACTACCAATACACCGTCGGAGGAACGATCAATGTCACAATTTCCGGCTTGAATGACCTCAAAAACTACAATTTGGCAGTCTTCATGGGCCAGTGGTATGTCTCATCAGGGTCAACCAGTTTCCTGAGAGGAGGAGAAGCCACCGTAACCACCGCCAACACCACGCATCCATCTGCCGAATCCACTACCGGGGACTCGTTCGACACCTACCTAGAGGGCGTTAATTATGTCCAATTTGACAACCTGACCACAGATGGGTCTGGCAACATCAACTTCACAGTAAGCAATGGCCCCGAGGGAATCGGGATATTCAATGGCTTTGAAATCCAGAGCGTGCCCGAACCATCTTCTAGCGCGATGTTAGGCCTTGGCGGACTTGCCCTGATCCTTTATCGCCGCAAGTAAGGCTCATACTCATTCAACATCTAACTTATGGGCGGTCCGAGAACATATCTTTGGCAGCCTTCTCTTTATACCTTCTCTCTATAACTCTATGTCATCTAAAAAAACCAAAGTTTACTATATCGGGGACTGGGCCGTCATGGTCGGACCTCACTTTGCTGAAACCTCATTCAACTGTGCCATGAAGGGGTTGGAAATCTTCAACTATGGCAAATGGCTCAAAGCGGCGCTCGAATCTTCGGATGAACACGAGGTCAAAAGCGTGCCAACTTGGGACTTTTACCGCATGGGGCCAGGAGAATGGGAATCGGTTCTCGAAGAATACGATGTGATCATTTTCTCCGACGTAGAACTCAAAAATTTCCAACTGACCCCAAGTTTCTTTGACCGCAGCAAGTTTGGCAACGAACCTCTGACTTTTCCTGACCGCGTACGCCTCACCGTAGAGGCCCTACAAGCAGGAACCCACATGTTATTTCTGGGCGGCTGGCTCAGCTTCAACGGTGAAATGGGCAAGGGGGGCTGGGGAAGATCCAGACTCGCTGAAATTCTTCCTGTCGAGTGCCTGCAGACTGAAGATCTTGTCGAAAGCACCGAAGGGTTCAAAGGGCGTATCACAGCCACAGGTCACAGAATGTTCGAAGGGATCGACATCTCCAACACTCCCCCCATTCTAGGCTATAACCGGGTTCTGCCCAAACCAAACTGCGAAGTCCTCGCCTACTGGGGAGAGACCGAAGACCCCATGCTCGCCACTTGCCAGTATGGGAAAGGTCGAAGTCTTGCCTACACCTCTGACCCCGCCCCGCATTGGGGTTGCAACTTTGTTTACTGGGATGACTACAACCGATTCTGGCTGAACGCCCTTCATTGGCTGCTGCACGGCGATACCATGGCTGATCAAGCTAGCCCACGTTAGCAAACATTGGGCTGCGGGTGGCCAGGTTTCCAATCGGCTCATTGGCTTAGCTGGTGATAAAACAAAACAAACAGCAGACGAGTCAGGACATGGATAATCTCGTCTGTACGCTTAGTGTAACTACAATACAAGTCGTTACAGAATGAATTTGTTGTCATGCTGATTTTTCGCCCAGCTCGTTGACCATGCCATGCTGTAAAACAGAGAACAGACGATGGCGCGTTATTTCAACCCTCTAATTCAACAACAACCAAACGCAAAACGTATGAAGACGCAATTAAGAACCAAGGCCGCAAGAGCTGGATGGTAAGTGCGGGGCTTTGCTTTGTGCTTCCGTATAAGGCAAAATGAATGATGGATGAAAAATCAAGATGAATGGGACAGTATTTGCTTAGCAAGAGCATTGAGGCGGAAACCGAACAAAATGCACGCGCTGTCATTGATTTTTAAAAACTCCTCGTTCCTACGGTAAC
This window encodes:
- a CDS encoding discoidin domain-containing protein, with the protein product MRIPQTLLVSAFTVSTLSVALADGVMVSPEIDNPSKPWCYFGKPTSVIGVPFMPDAIQVTYDGSIYTKSAEYSIVYGDQSKPVMQREKSFLNGWIPIIRYSWKEDSLTYEAEAFTAIPSNETQRHNTTQWMQIKVTNTGSAKQPSRIGVGIRSKADKYRLGPAVPVSNATFKIENNTIYRNGKVLAVHASGCQFDAVDGTPYSAPFQGITHHMTPATLSCIAWKQKVLQPGQSETHTLSFPRVPVAETASTVISEKEYNAARSQAITWWETTVGTNSRITLPEKRLEHAHRAGVVHSMLGTRERKGKKFQSDGIPYPNLFLIAATEYQDVYDSFGLTDIYRPNFKEYARLQLENGLFLDTNLSHGKILLSSHGQVLSAISRHILVTRDKEFGEKIFPMIEKAMDMIITSTQKEPNGLLPPSTPYDAEMIKGYYTSHNLLGLLGVRSAIRVATMLEKEAKANEWRSFHTSYEKNVTKAIQASAWKDGYIPTGLYSFITGPESRKGFAEYRTDQDWDNNLLAWPTEVLDADDPRVVATCDNIRKLRYREGIQTYRNGQHLHQYITTNQVCQYLVANEQKKALEDIYHILLHSGSNGASFENLIQPWGNRTPSGGCPPPHAWGTIRTSQIIRSLLYMPIGGRAGIDPEDRDLLLFSATSPSWNHPGNRVAIANGITEFGNINASMTLNGTGADYTFDNHFHANATPRSLRIPIPWFVQLLSHQSDAEKIRIHDGVIYLSPDATELSLTWKEKPKVHDTTFQDLLTRYRMEIPYIWKTTRNNAPQNPEGFLTEEERQTKPQPLSFATVKSAYQHEYQRRYQQYLKGGGKPWPIEAPSTKPTPKALPQKNNSELPLFSLTTGKKVTASSNTLKNHPPSNAVDGKATRSSYWAADGGPRNDPAWVQIDLGKTEAVTRVHIRPYYGNSRIYKYYVEHSPDGKHWDKFIDHTKKAAPTTLEGNDYRFQPTDMRYIRVTVTHCSINTGRALLEISAYK
- a CDS encoding glutamine amidotransferase — translated: MSSKKTKVYYIGDWAVMVGPHFAETSFNCAMKGLEIFNYGKWLKAALESSDEHEVKSVPTWDFYRMGPGEWESVLEEYDVIIFSDVELKNFQLTPSFFDRSKFGNEPLTFPDRVRLTVEALQAGTHMLFLGGWLSFNGEMGKGGWGRSRLAEILPVECLQTEDLVESTEGFKGRITATGHRMFEGIDISNTPPILGYNRVLPKPNCEVLAYWGETEDPMLATCQYGKGRSLAYTSDPAPHWGCNFVYWDDYNRFWLNALHWLLHGDTMADQASPR
- a CDS encoding AraC family transcriptional regulator: MNDLNSHLSTQPIVNTIRISAVHFVGKITRKQQRSFRSSSLPGFVVHLTVDGTVQQNCNGISQNLSPGNIVWYNEHDLIRGEITSSPWTFYTVNFESPDLPLIHANQRMAEAPKEILPLFVQLLEEWNHRSDSGLSGRLNIASLLHQIIALTYPSANSVSTSTSNNTPSGWWKIEADYSHALHRPPPKLTELARKYGISVKRINQLSHDATGLPPMQRLKMVRLSYVRGQLFTSNLTVSEIAFQSGYSRVQDLTRDYKAYFGAPPSETRKQTQEKISKELPDSP
- a CDS encoding PEP-CTERM sorting domain-containing protein, with translation MKNKLKTLAALASLTLSTNAAVVGIDVIDDGNGIATTTGVLDTTSRTWSTVGTASLDGIDDLTITVSGATDSGTGNRNPALTLFKDYQYTVGGTINVTISGLNDLKNYNLAVFMGQWYVSSGSTSFLRGGEATVTTANTTHPSAESTTGDSFDTYLEGVNYVQFDNLTTDGSGNINFTVSNGPEGIGIFNGFEIQSVPEPSSSAMLGLGGLALILYRRK